In one window of Pseudodesulfovibrio sediminis DNA:
- the greA gene encoding transcription elongation factor GreA has protein sequence MDRIPICKEGYEKITQELADLKAQRPAIIQAIKEAREEGDLSENAGYDAARERQGMLEARITYINSRMPLFDVLDLNKLDGERATFGATVEVEDIDTDEKRTFLLLGPDDADHKNGSISVLSPMGQALLGKEVGDEAIVDAPRGRIEYEILSVDFNGSASLKIK, from the coding sequence ATGGATCGCATCCCTATTTGTAAAGAAGGGTACGAGAAAATTACCCAAGAGTTGGCAGACCTGAAAGCCCAACGTCCGGCCATTATCCAGGCCATCAAGGAAGCTCGCGAGGAAGGCGACCTGTCCGAGAACGCCGGCTACGACGCTGCGCGTGAACGGCAGGGTATGCTTGAAGCCCGTATTACATATATTAACTCCAGGATGCCGCTGTTCGATGTGCTCGACCTGAACAAGCTGGACGGCGAACGCGCCACGTTCGGTGCCACCGTGGAGGTTGAAGACATCGACACCGACGAGAAGCGCACTTTCTTGCTGCTCGGCCCTGATGACGCTGATCACAAGAACGGCTCCATCTCCGTGCTTTCCCCTATGGGGCAGGCTCTCTTGGGCAAGGAAGTGGGCGACGAAGCCATTGTGGACGCTCCGCGTGGTCGGATCGAATATGAGATTCTGTCCGTGGATTTTAATGGCTCCGCAAGCTTGAAGATCAAATAG
- a CDS encoding BMP family ABC transporter substrate-binding protein, giving the protein MKRFTLIVLALSACLLMAFGCSSEPKKEEAKAPEKAETVAKQESVPPTIGLILVGPYNDKGYSQAQYEGAKYVEAQFPGAKLIYLDKVNPADRPGLTIPQVVDDLVEKGANLIIAGSDDMKDGIIEAASMHPEIVFIHASGDAALTGKGPGNLGNLFGKMYYSKMMAGFTAAMTTETGKIGVVGPLINEETRRLLSAAYLGAAYAWTEVRGKDIKDLSFNVKWIGFWFNIPGVTSDPTQVAGSLVDEGYDVLISGIDTPDVVTVAKQRRAAGKKIWALPYDYEKACEGQGDVCLGVPYFNWGPGFLRISKQVAEGTYKTAFEWDAPYWADINDHDKSPVGFMAGEGMSADTKEALAAFTADLGSGKIDLFTGPLNYQDGTPFLEAGEKGTDKKIWYMHQLLEGMEGLSSAK; this is encoded by the coding sequence ATGAAACGTTTTACACTGATAGTACTCGCTCTGAGCGCATGCCTGCTCATGGCCTTTGGTTGTTCGTCAGAGCCCAAGAAGGAAGAAGCCAAGGCACCGGAGAAAGCGGAAACGGTGGCAAAACAGGAGAGTGTGCCTCCGACCATCGGGCTGATCCTGGTCGGCCCCTATAACGACAAGGGATACAGCCAGGCCCAGTACGAAGGCGCCAAGTACGTGGAAGCCCAATTCCCCGGGGCAAAGCTCATCTATCTCGACAAGGTCAACCCGGCGGATCGCCCCGGCCTGACCATCCCCCAGGTTGTTGACGATCTGGTGGAAAAAGGCGCCAACCTGATCATCGCCGGTTCCGACGACATGAAAGACGGCATCATCGAAGCGGCCTCCATGCATCCCGAGATCGTTTTCATCCATGCATCCGGTGACGCCGCCCTGACCGGCAAGGGTCCCGGCAATCTCGGCAACCTCTTCGGCAAGATGTACTACTCCAAAATGATGGCCGGTTTCACCGCCGCCATGACCACCGAAACCGGCAAGATCGGCGTGGTCGGTCCGCTCATCAACGAAGAGACCCGCCGTCTCCTGTCCGCAGCCTATCTGGGCGCGGCCTATGCCTGGACCGAGGTTCGCGGCAAGGACATCAAGGACCTCTCCTTCAATGTCAAATGGATCGGTTTCTGGTTCAATATTCCCGGCGTGACCTCTGACCCGACCCAGGTGGCCGGTTCTCTGGTCGACGAAGGGTACGACGTCCTCATCTCCGGCATCGACACCCCTGATGTCGTGACTGTCGCCAAACAGCGCAGGGCCGCAGGCAAAAAGATCTGGGCGCTGCCGTACGACTATGAAAAGGCCTGCGAAGGTCAGGGCGATGTCTGCCTCGGCGTTCCCTACTTCAACTGGGGCCCGGGCTTCCTGCGCATCTCCAAACAGGTGGCCGAAGGCACATACAAGACCGCTTTCGAGTGGGACGCCCCCTACTGGGCAGATATCAATGACCATGACAAGTCCCCTGTGGGCTTCATGGCCGGTGAAGGCATGAGCGCTGACACCAAAGAGGCGCTTGCCGCATTCACCGCCGACCTCGGCTCCGGCAAGATCGACCTGTTCACCGGCCCGCTCAACTATCAGGACGGCACGCCTTTCCTGGAAGCAGGCGAAAAGGGTACTGACAAGAAGATCTGGTACATGCACCAACTGCTCGAAGGAATGGAAGGACTCTCGTCCGCCAAATAA
- a CDS encoding RluA family pseudouridine synthase, translated as MNDLIILHEDPVLVVVDKPSGLLSVPGKGEANQDCVVSRIKEMYPGCIDQPSVHRLDQDTSGLLVLALTTEAHRNLSVQFMDRLVGKRYIALVDGVVEAQNGLIELKFRLDPDNRPYQVYDPEKGKLGITRWRKLGVEDGRTRVEFMPHTGRTHQLRLHSAHEKGLGFPIVGDRLYGTGTGPGQLKLHASTLRFRHPKTRQPLEFTSPAPF; from the coding sequence ATGAACGACCTGATCATTCTGCATGAAGACCCTGTTCTCGTGGTGGTGGACAAACCCAGCGGGCTGTTGTCCGTACCCGGCAAAGGGGAGGCCAACCAGGATTGCGTGGTTTCCCGTATCAAGGAGATGTATCCCGGCTGCATAGATCAGCCGTCCGTGCATCGACTGGATCAGGATACCTCCGGTCTGTTGGTGCTGGCGCTGACCACCGAGGCCCATCGCAACCTGTCGGTCCAGTTCATGGATCGCCTCGTGGGCAAGCGGTATATCGCGCTTGTCGATGGTGTGGTCGAGGCGCAGAACGGTCTTATCGAGTTGAAGTTTCGACTGGACCCGGATAATCGCCCCTATCAGGTCTATGATCCTGAAAAGGGCAAGCTCGGCATCACCCGTTGGCGCAAGCTCGGTGTGGAAGACGGTCGGACCCGGGTGGAGTTCATGCCGCATACAGGCCGCACCCACCAGCTCAGGTTGCATTCGGCTCATGAGAAAGGGCTGGGGTTCCCCATTGTCGGTGACAGGCTGTACGGTACAGGCACGGGGCCGGGGCAGCTCAAGCTGCACGCGTCCACGCTTCGATTCCGCCATCCGAAGACCCGGCAACCTCTGGAGTTCACTTCTCCTGCGCCGTTTTGA